In Phycisphaerae bacterium RAS2, the DNA window CACATCACAGGGTTGACCTTGCCCGGCATGATGCTGCTGCCCGGTTGCGTGGCGGGGAGTTTCAACTCGCCGATGCCGCAACGCGGCCCGCTGCCGAGGAATCGAATGTCGTTGGCGATCTTGCCGAGGCTGATTGCGACGGTTTTCAGCAGGCCCGACGCCTCGACGAAACCGTCCTTCGCGTGCTGCGCCTCGAAGTGATTGGCCGCTTCAACGAAATCGATGCCGGTCTTGCTCGCCAGCCGCTCGGCGACGGCTGCCCCGAACCCCATCGGCGTGTTGATGCCCGTGCCGACGGCTGTACCACCGATCGGCAGCTCGCGCAAGGCGCGGACAGCTTTCTGACAGCGCATCGCGCCGAGTCGCGCCTGCGCCGCGTAGCCGGAGAACTCCTGACCGAGCCGGATCGGCGTGGCGTCCTGAAGGTGGGTGCGGCCGATCTTGACGATGTTGTCCCAGGCGCGGGCCTTGTCGTCGAGCGCATCGGCGAGGTGCTCGAGCGCGGGGATGAGATCGTTTCGCAGGGTTTCACATGCGGCGACGTGCATGGCCGTGGGGATCACGTCGTTGGAGCTTTGCGACTGATTGACGTGATCGTTGGGATGAATCTTCGCGCCGGAGACGAGCTGCATCGCGCGATGGGCGATCACCTCGTTGGCGTTCATGTTGGTGCTGGTGGCCGAACCGGTCTGGAAGATGTCAATGACGAAGTGACGGTCGAGCTTGCCGTCGATGACTTCCTGTGCGCCCTTGATGATGGCGTCGCACTTGTCCTTCGGGACGGTTCCAAATTGAGCGTTGGCTTCTGCCGCGGCGAGCTTGATGAGTCCGAGCGCGCGGATGTAGGGCCGGGTGAAGACGTAGCCGGAGATGGGAAAGTTCTCGACGGCTCGCTGGGTGGACGCGCCATAGAGGGCGTCGGCGGGCACTTGCATCGTGCCCATGGAGTCTTTTTCGGTGCGGAATTCGGCGGACATGGTGTTAACTCCTGGTGAGGTCCTCTGCGCGATACAACGCTTTTCGTGGGAATCGTAGCGGGGCGGAAGGGGGGGCGGCAAATGAGGAATGATGAATAGCAAGTGTCGAATGGCGAAAGAGACCTTCAGGTTTGGGCAGCCGATTGTCTGGGAGGTTCATGTCACTCGGTAGCAGCTTTCGATTGCTCGACTCGG includes these proteins:
- the fumC gene encoding Fumarate hydratase class II, translating into MSAEFRTEKDSMGTMQVPADALYGASTQRAVENFPISGYVFTRPYIRALGLIKLAAAEANAQFGTVPKDKCDAIIKGAQEVIDGKLDRHFVIDIFQTGSATSTNMNANEVIAHRAMQLVSGAKIHPNDHVNQSQSSNDVIPTAMHVAACETLRNDLIPALEHLADALDDKARAWDNIVKIGRTHLQDATPIRLGQEFSGYAAQARLGAMRCQKAVRALRELPIGGTAVGTGINTPMGFGAAVAERLASKTGIDFVEAANHFEAQHAKDGFVEASGLLKTVAISLGKIANDIRFLGSGPRCGIGELKLPATQPGSSIMPGKVNPVMCEMLMQACAHAIGSDAAVTHAAATLGNFDLHVGMPVMAHNFLEATRILSNAVRVFSDRCIAGLEADKQRAEQLVEQSLAMCTSLAPVIGYDNAAALAKKAYETGKTVRQVALDQNVLPADQLNKLLDPRAMTEPGASAGPAGG